A portion of the Bacillus sp. SM2101 genome contains these proteins:
- a CDS encoding efflux RND transporter permease subunit, producing the protein MTFLTKFSLKNAVAVFIISFLLLFAGAYSFTTLKLDLLPDIEFPQISVEVIYPGASPEDMDELVTSKLEDKFKTIEGVKRVQSSSFESVAILNLEFPFNAEMDDIEAQVNNYMKETILPEEAITTVNRFSFGSLPIYNISLFAKNNNDLQELLEAEILQELNKIPGINSVSVGGLQEELVQITVDREEAQRAGLSLAQIKEQINGKYLSFPAGNIKADDIQIPIRIKEGLQSVQELENLIVSSPFAQDGKLLYLKDIATIDSVIEQSELTRYNLNDSLSLAVIKKQDANTVEVAEEVLTVLDKYSNELDYAIGLDSAEGIEKSVETLVREGLLGALFASVAVLLFLRNVRATIIAIISIPLSLLVSSIFLAQMDITLNVMTLGGMAVAVGRVVDDSIVVIENIFRRVRKSKSSITDDIIQDSTKEILKAITSSTLTTVVVFLPLGFVGGITGEFFLPFALTIVFSLLTSLLVAITIVPILAKFSFKKIPEEEKEGVLQRFYGKTISWSLNHKALVLVVSLLLLVGSGFLVQSLGFTFIPNEEEKTLVASVELPSSTSLDKANDVSLQIEKMYIDQSEINEVTAGVGSRDFRTGLKKQNQASYFLTLNEDVNTASLVKKLEGKMEQIVDDNAPGTKIGIQELETGGPPTNNNVNIDLYSNNLEKLQEASILVEDYLLNHPSLKYVTNNFEDKQKQVVVNIYSDKAQQYDVSGFQILGTVVDQTKPVSLGNLAFEEKNHRVQLSYNDDITSLEQLKNTQIFTAQGPIAIKELAEVKKIETFTSIQKLDGKVFARISAQIDSENIQQITQEVIVGVERDVVLPEDVSFEGGGGSDETVETFQQLGMAMIFAIGLVYITMLITFGKARIPFIILSSLIFVPIGSFVGLSIAREPLSVSVMIGFLMLIGIVTTNAIVLVDRIGQNREEKGFTIRQSIVEAGKTRLRPILMTAFATIAALLPLAFTTSSGTLISKGLAITVIGGLTSSTLLTLIIIPVVYELFFISQVKKER; encoded by the coding sequence ATGACTTTTTTAACAAAATTTAGCTTGAAAAATGCCGTTGCTGTTTTTATTATATCTTTTCTTTTATTATTTGCAGGTGCATATTCTTTTACTACGTTAAAGCTTGATTTGTTGCCTGATATTGAATTTCCACAAATATCTGTTGAAGTAATATATCCTGGTGCTTCGCCTGAGGATATGGATGAGTTAGTGACAAGTAAACTGGAAGATAAATTTAAAACGATCGAAGGTGTGAAAAGAGTCCAAAGCTCGTCATTTGAAAGTGTAGCCATTTTAAATTTAGAATTTCCATTTAATGCAGAGATGGACGATATTGAAGCACAAGTTAATAACTATATGAAGGAAACTATACTCCCTGAAGAAGCCATTACGACTGTGAACCGTTTTTCATTTGGTTCATTACCTATTTACAACATTTCACTATTTGCTAAAAACAATAATGACTTGCAGGAATTATTAGAGGCAGAAATTTTACAAGAACTTAATAAAATTCCAGGCATAAATAGTGTTAGCGTTGGCGGTTTGCAAGAAGAACTTGTACAAATTACAGTAGATCGAGAAGAAGCCCAGCGTGCGGGTTTAAGTCTTGCACAAATAAAGGAGCAAATAAACGGAAAATACTTGTCGTTTCCTGCAGGTAATATTAAAGCAGATGATATACAGATCCCCATACGTATTAAAGAGGGCTTACAATCAGTTCAAGAATTAGAGAATCTTATTGTTTCATCGCCATTCGCACAAGACGGTAAACTTCTCTATTTGAAAGATATAGCGACAATAGATTCGGTTATAGAACAATCAGAATTAACAAGATATAACTTAAATGATTCACTTTCCTTAGCGGTTATTAAAAAACAAGATGCAAATACTGTTGAAGTAGCTGAAGAAGTGTTAACTGTGTTGGATAAATATTCAAATGAACTAGATTATGCGATAGGCTTAGACTCTGCTGAAGGTATTGAAAAATCAGTTGAAACATTAGTACGAGAAGGTTTATTAGGAGCACTGTTTGCATCAGTAGCAGTATTGCTGTTTCTTCGAAATGTAAGAGCAACGATTATAGCAATTATCTCCATACCATTATCACTACTTGTGTCTTCAATATTTCTAGCTCAAATGGATATTACGTTAAATGTTATGACGCTTGGAGGAATGGCGGTAGCAGTAGGAAGAGTAGTAGATGATAGTATCGTAGTTATAGAAAATATATTTAGAAGAGTAAGGAAATCAAAGTCGAGTATAACAGACGACATTATTCAAGATTCAACGAAAGAAATATTAAAAGCTATCACATCTTCTACGCTAACGACTGTTGTAGTGTTTTTACCCCTCGGCTTTGTTGGGGGGATAACAGGAGAATTTTTTCTACCGTTTGCTTTAACAATTGTGTTTTCATTATTAACATCGTTGCTTGTAGCTATAACTATTGTACCTATATTAGCAAAATTTTCTTTCAAAAAAATACCCGAAGAAGAAAAAGAGGGTGTCTTACAGAGGTTTTATGGTAAAACAATCTCTTGGTCATTGAATCATAAAGCGCTTGTGTTAGTAGTTTCGCTCCTCTTACTCGTTGGTTCGGGATTCTTAGTTCAATCCTTAGGATTTACATTTATCCCTAATGAAGAAGAAAAGACACTAGTTGCGAGTGTCGAGCTCCCATCCTCTACATCATTAGATAAAGCGAATGATGTATCTTTGCAAATTGAAAAAATGTATATAGATCAATCAGAAATCAATGAGGTTACAGCTGGTGTAGGTAGCCGCGATTTTCGTACCGGATTAAAAAAACAAAATCAGGCTAGTTATTTTCTTACGTTGAATGAAGATGTAAATACTGCTTCATTAGTGAAAAAATTAGAAGGGAAAATGGAACAAATCGTTGATGATAATGCTCCTGGAACAAAGATCGGTATTCAAGAGCTTGAAACAGGAGGACCACCTACGAATAATAACGTCAATATCGATTTGTATTCAAATAATTTAGAAAAACTTCAAGAAGCATCAATATTAGTGGAAGACTATTTGCTAAATCACCCCTCTTTGAAATATGTAACGAACAACTTTGAAGATAAGCAAAAGCAAGTTGTTGTAAATATATATTCGGATAAAGCACAGCAATACGATGTATCAGGTTTTCAAATTCTAGGGACGGTTGTTGATCAAACAAAGCCAGTTTCCCTCGGTAATCTTGCTTTTGAAGAGAAAAATCATCGTGTTCAGTTATCATATAACGATGACATCACCTCGCTCGAGCAATTAAAGAATACACAAATTTTTACTGCACAAGGACCTATTGCTATAAAAGAGCTTGCAGAGGTTAAAAAAATTGAAACGTTTACGTCGATTCAAAAATTAGATGGAAAAGTATTTGCACGTATCTCAGCTCAAATTGATTCAGAAAATATTCAACAGATTACACAGGAGGTTATCGTAGGAGTTGAAAGAGATGTAGTTCTTCCGGAAGATGTGTCTTTTGAAGGCGGCGGAGGTAGTGATGAGACTGTTGAGACATTCCAACAACTAGGGATGGCTATGATTTTTGCAATTGGACTCGTATACATCACCATGCTGATCACTTTCGGTAAAGCTCGAATTCCATTTATCATCCTATCTTCACTTATATTTGTACCGATCGGATCATTTGTTGGATTGTCAATTGCACGTGAACCACTATCTGTAAGTGTGATGATTGGATTTTTAATGTTAATTGGTATCGTCACGACAAATGCGATTGTTCTTGTTGACAGAATTGGCCAAAATCGTGAAGAAAAAGGGTTTACTATACGACAGTCAATAGTTGAAGCCGGTAAAACAAGGCTACGCCCGATATTAATGACCGCATTTGCGACGATCGCTGCGCTGTTGCCTTTAGCATTTACAACATCATCTGGGACACTAATTTCTAAGGGCTTGGCAATTACAGTAATTGGGGGACTTACTTCGTCTACGCTGTTAACATTAATCATTATTCCTGTAGTCTATGAACTCTTTTTTATCAGCCAAGTGAAAAAGGAAAGATAA
- a CDS encoding TetR/AcrR family transcriptional regulator has protein sequence MGRKKRIEKKDLFESTRKLLIEKGYEGFHFKALAEQLSVGRSTIYEYYANKDELIFHYIKHVSDKIYGECKKMLEHTDPLVQLQELLTIFLKHGETIHEMIQVYKHMKASSNHHDEKMDVLEKENERFFEILVDVIKCGQRGFVIRNDLQAHSIASVFFSSILIPNTLNMDIDQWSETLFTLFFDGIKAK, from the coding sequence ATGGGAAGAAAGAAAAGAATAGAAAAAAAAGATCTTTTTGAATCAACTCGTAAATTACTTATTGAAAAAGGGTACGAAGGTTTTCATTTTAAAGCACTTGCTGAACAACTTAGTGTAGGTAGAAGTACCATTTATGAATACTATGCTAATAAAGATGAGCTTATTTTTCATTACATAAAGCACGTTTCAGATAAAATTTATGGTGAATGTAAAAAGATGTTAGAGCATACTGATCCTTTAGTACAGCTTCAAGAATTGCTTACTATTTTTCTTAAGCACGGGGAAACGATTCACGAAATGATCCAAGTATATAAACATATGAAGGCGTCATCAAATCATCATGATGAAAAAATGGATGTACTTGAAAAAGAAAATGAGCGTTTCTTTGAGATATTAGTTGATGTGATAAAATGTGGGCAACGAGGGTTTGTTATCCGCAATGATTTGCAAGCGCATAGCATAGCCAGTGTCTTTTTTAGTTCTATTTTGATCCCAAATACTTTAAATATGGATATTGACCAATGGAGTGAAACATTATTTACTTTATTTTTTGATGGCATTAAGGCCAAATAG
- a CDS encoding right-handed parallel beta-helix repeat-containing protein, giving the protein MNTLIVPTDFSTIQEAVDAAKQSDIIKVLGAGGPYAGAMISTSNLSLKGEGNPIIEGSVNGFLLNTVSDVLIEGFTVQNSVHGINLMSSNNNTIIKNNVQDNSVSGVSLLASDFNTIGKNIIDNNNVDGINLAFSNNNIIEKNTVQNNSVQGIWLSSSNNNTLEKNIAQKNSIHGITLASSNDNTLEKNTAQRNSVSGVTIASSNNNMLEKNIIENNNLNGITLMTSNNNTLEKNTVQNNFLNGINVLVGNNNTLEKNTVQNNGSDGVGLERSDYNMLEKNTVQNNIFDGIELEGSDYNTLEKNTVQNNDFDGIQLAGSNNNALEKNTVQNNFFDGIELEGSDNNSLEKNTVQNNAFDGIELVGSDYNMLEKNTAQNNGFDGIEVEVSHDNTLKNNTIQNNEFDGIELEVSHDNSLKKNLVQNNGSDGIELEVSDNNTLESNTILKNKVNGIDVASTSEQNIVIKNTTLENKNIDLIVDPNTNTVANNVCNTSDPAGQCMGGC; this is encoded by the coding sequence ATGAACACACTTATCGTTCCAACAGATTTTAGTACGATTCAAGAAGCGGTTGACGCAGCAAAGCAAAGTGATATCATCAAGGTACTTGGAGCTGGTGGACCCTACGCTGGCGCGATGATTTCAACGAGCAATCTTTCCCTCAAAGGTGAAGGTAATCCTATAATAGAAGGTTCTGTTAATGGATTTCTACTTAACACTGTTTCGGATGTCTTAATTGAGGGTTTTACTGTCCAAAATAGTGTTCATGGTATAAATTTAATGTCAAGCAACAATAACACTATTATAAAAAATAATGTTCAAGATAATAGTGTTAGTGGTGTAAGCTTATTGGCTAGTGATTTCAATACTATTGGAAAGAATATTATTGATAATAATAATGTAGATGGAATAAATTTAGCGTTCAGTAACAACAACATCATTGAAAAGAATACTGTTCAAAATAATAGTGTTCAGGGTATATGGTTATCTTCTAGTAACAATAACACCCTTGAAAAAAATATCGCTCAAAAAAATAGTATTCATGGCATAACTTTAGCCTCCAGTAATGACAACACGCTTGAAAAAAATACCGCTCAAAGGAATAGTGTTAGTGGTGTAACTATAGCGTCTAGTAACAACAACATGCTTGAAAAAAATATCATTGAAAATAATAATCTTAACGGTATAACTTTAATGACTAGTAACAACAATACACTTGAAAAAAATACCGTTCAGAATAATTTTCTTAATGGCATAAATGTATTGGTTGGTAACAACAATACACTTGAAAAGAATACCGTTCAAAATAATGGTTCTGACGGAGTAGGGTTAGAACGTTCTGACTACAATATGCTCGAAAAGAACACCGTTCAAAACAATATTTTTGACGGGATAGAATTAGAAGGTTCCGACTACAATACGCTTGAAAAAAATACCGTTCAAAATAATGATTTTGACGGAATACAATTAGCAGGTTCTAATAACAATGCGCTTGAGAAAAATACGGTTCAGAACAATTTTTTTGATGGGATAGAATTAGAAGGTTCCGACAACAATTCCCTTGAAAAAAATACGGTTCAAAATAATGCTTTTGATGGTATAGAACTAGTAGGGTCTGATTACAATATGCTTGAAAAAAATACCGCTCAAAATAATGGCTTTGATGGGATTGAGGTAGAAGTTTCCCACGACAATACGCTTAAAAATAATACCATTCAAAATAATGAGTTTGATGGGATAGAGTTAGAAGTTTCTCACGATAATTCCCTTAAAAAAAATCTTGTTCAAAATAATGGATCTGATGGTATAGAATTAGAAGTTTCGGACAATAACACGCTTGAATCAAATACGATTTTAAAAAATAAGGTTAACGGAATTGATGTAGCATCAACTAGTGAACAAAATATTGTGATTAAAAATACTACCCTCGAAAATAAAAATATAGACCTTATCGTTGATCCAAATACGAACACTGTCGCAAACAATGTTTGTAATACGAGCGACCCCGCTGGACAATGTATGGGTGGCTGTTAA
- a CDS encoding excisionase family DNA-binding protein has product MYLTIKELADYLSISEAAIEDLILHKKIRAVFDGDQYLVNKDQFTTHMEQIEKYKQLIDEILQEPIPEDIDVRDED; this is encoded by the coding sequence ATGTATCTCACAATAAAGGAACTTGCAGATTATTTATCCATATCTGAAGCAGCTATTGAAGATTTAATACTACATAAAAAAATTCGGGCTGTATTTGATGGTGATCAGTATTTAGTTAATAAAGATCAGTTTACGACACATATGGAACAAATAGAAAAATATAAGCAACTAATAGATGAGATACTTCAAGAACCTATCCCAGAGGATATAGATGTGAGGGATGAAGATTGA
- a CDS encoding VOC family protein, with the protein MKIIPYLYFAGNCEQALNYYKDVFEGEIISLQRFHEAPDMPVTEENKNKVLHARFQMGEQTVYFSDGLDTQSIEKGNQVTLTIEFSKVDQVETVYSKLAERGEIIMPLQDMFWGAKYGKVVDMFGVCWDLNCQLS; encoded by the coding sequence ATGAAGATAATACCATATTTATATTTTGCAGGGAATTGTGAACAAGCTTTAAACTATTATAAAGATGTTTTTGAAGGTGAAATTATATCTTTGCAACGTTTTCATGAAGCACCTGATATGCCAGTTACCGAAGAAAACAAAAACAAAGTGTTGCATGCACGTTTCCAGATGGGAGAGCAAACAGTTTATTTTTCAGATGGCCTAGATACCCAATCTATCGAGAAAGGAAACCAAGTGACATTAACGATCGAGTTTTCAAAAGTTGATCAAGTTGAAACTGTATATAGTAAATTAGCAGAACGAGGAGAAATAATTATGCCTCTTCAAGACATGTTTTGGGGAGCAAAGTATGGTAAAGTGGTAGATATGTTTGGTGTTTGTTGGGATTTAAATTGTCAATTATCATAA
- a CDS encoding VOC family protein, which translates to MHVQGFNHVTINISNLTNSLKFYVEVLGMELVHQGKKDAYLEWGSAWICLQEREQYPNKLVEQLSVDHVAFSISEDHFDAAVNILNDNEVIIVRGPIKRGTGWAINFLDPDGTQLELHTSTLADRMKVWK; encoded by the coding sequence ATGCACGTGCAAGGCTTTAATCATGTAACAATAAATATTAGTAACCTCACTAACTCTCTTAAGTTTTATGTTGAAGTTTTAGGAATGGAACTAGTTCACCAAGGGAAGAAAGATGCCTATTTAGAATGGGGAAGTGCGTGGATATGCTTACAGGAACGGGAGCAGTATCCAAACAAACTAGTTGAACAACTGAGTGTAGATCATGTTGCATTTTCAATTTCAGAAGATCATTTTGATGCTGCTGTTAACATATTAAATGATAACGAAGTAATAATTGTGAGAGGTCCAATAAAAAGAGGAACAGGGTGGGCAATTAACTTTCTTGACCCTGATGGAACACAGCTAGAGCTACATACTTCGACATTAGCTGATAGAATGAAAGTTTGGAAATAA
- a CDS encoding GNAT family N-acetyltransferase, which yields MIISNQEFCEKGLHYTIRSAVVQDARELSELRLQIDGETENLDREKGEAFIDSSGFEGIIKTDSEKERNLFLVAETRNQIVGFARCEGVYLRRFAHKVEFGVGVLKDFWGHSIGKNLLKESIKWADANSIKKMTLNVLEYNEKAVYLYKKLGFEVEGVLKNDKMLSDGKYYNTIVMGRFKI from the coding sequence ATGATTATTAGTAACCAAGAATTTTGTGAAAAGGGCCTACACTATACGATTAGATCAGCAGTCGTTCAAGATGCACGAGAGTTGTCCGAATTAAGACTACAGATTGATGGAGAAACAGAGAATTTGGATAGGGAAAAAGGTGAGGCATTTATTGATTCCTCAGGATTTGAAGGGATCATAAAAACTGATAGTGAAAAAGAAAGAAATCTATTTTTAGTTGCTGAAACTCGTAATCAGATTGTAGGATTTGCAAGATGTGAAGGTGTTTATTTAAGAAGGTTCGCTCATAAAGTAGAGTTCGGTGTCGGTGTATTAAAAGATTTCTGGGGACATAGTATAGGAAAAAATTTATTAAAAGAATCAATTAAGTGGGCTGATGCAAATAGCATTAAAAAAATGACATTGAATGTCTTAGAATATAACGAGAAAGCAGTTTATCTATATAAAAAGCTCGGTTTTGAAGTTGAGGGAGTATTAAAAAATGATAAAATGCTATCAGATGGTAAGTACTACAATACTATTGTTATGGGAAGGTTTAAAATATGA
- a CDS encoding RidA family protein yields the protein MSERKKVLTGSPWESTVGYSRGIRVGDQIEIAGTTSMKNGLVIGEGDAYQQTVCILKIIEETLQNLGSTINDVVRTRMFVTDISKWEEIGKAHGEIFKDIQPVATMVEVNALIDPRLLVEIEAEAIVGNE from the coding sequence ATGAGTGAGAGAAAAAAGGTCTTGACTGGGTCACCTTGGGAATCAACTGTGGGTTATTCAAGGGGGATTCGTGTGGGTGATCAAATAGAAATAGCAGGAACGACTTCTATGAAAAATGGTCTAGTTATAGGTGAGGGTGATGCTTATCAACAGACTGTTTGTATTTTGAAAATAATAGAAGAGACACTCCAAAATCTTGGTTCAACCATAAATGATGTTGTTAGAACAAGAATGTTTGTAACTGATATATCTAAATGGGAAGAAATAGGAAAAGCTCATGGAGAGATTTTCAAAGATATACAACCTGTTGCTACGATGGTTGAGGTCAACGCACTTATAGATCCAAGGTTATTAGTTGAAATAGAAGCTGAAGCGATCGTAGGTAATGAATAA
- a CDS encoding glycosyl hydrolase family 18 protein, protein MKKIGLMLLVSVFLLTGVVQAEGRFNMSYLYGGSNDSYLESIENTNELLDVVSPNYFNLTDDGDLALENIDPNFVNQIHDQNLKIVPFLSNHWDFTQGENALKNREQLSTDIAKAIETYNLDGINIDLEGLNETVRDMMTDFVKLLRSKLPSDKEIAVAVASNPNGSTVGWAGQYDYEKLANYADYLMIMTYDQSYRGSNPGPVASISFVEKSIESALNFNVPANKIVLGLPFYGRIWKLEDLDDEEKPKSDKIIGDGVSLTKTNKLFETYDITISYSDEYETPKATFEIKEGDAEFQLASWKDPLEPGKYELWFENEQSYNEKLKLVDKYNLKGTGSWSLGQEDPSFWTYYGEWHQGNETSDNPKKETGYFSDVPADFWALADIIFVKEKGWINGKSSSIFAPNDHLTRAQAAAILVRALDLQPTKEVSQTFNDVSTEHWAYNDIAIIAQHNIFKGSNGNFNPNDDITREQFATVLYRILGNGDVSEVLQNPFSDVDSSRWSHDAIAIMKERDIFQGREDGSFDPLGKTTRAHTAALLHRIANLIEQ, encoded by the coding sequence ATGAAAAAAATAGGCTTAATGCTGCTTGTATCTGTCTTTTTACTTACTGGTGTCGTACAAGCAGAAGGGCGATTTAATATGTCATATTTGTATGGTGGTTCAAATGATAGTTATCTAGAATCGATAGAGAATACAAATGAACTATTAGATGTCGTCAGCCCTAACTACTTTAACTTAACAGATGATGGTGATCTAGCACTAGAAAACATTGATCCAAACTTTGTTAATCAGATTCATGATCAGAATCTTAAAATTGTTCCTTTTTTAAGTAATCATTGGGACTTTACTCAAGGCGAAAATGCTTTAAAGAATCGAGAACAATTATCTACTGACATTGCTAAAGCAATTGAAACTTATAATCTAGATGGAATTAATATTGATTTAGAAGGTCTAAATGAAACTGTTAGAGATATGATGACAGATTTTGTGAAACTCTTACGTTCAAAGCTTCCATCAGATAAGGAAATTGCAGTAGCAGTAGCATCTAATCCAAATGGGTCAACAGTTGGTTGGGCAGGACAATACGATTATGAAAAACTAGCAAACTATGCAGATTATTTAATGATAATGACCTACGATCAATCATATAGGGGAAGTAACCCGGGTCCTGTTGCAAGCATTTCATTTGTAGAAAAGTCAATCGAATCTGCACTTAATTTCAATGTTCCAGCAAATAAAATCGTGTTGGGTCTACCATTTTACGGACGTATTTGGAAATTAGAAGATTTGGATGATGAAGAAAAACCTAAAAGTGATAAAATCATAGGAGATGGGGTATCACTCACTAAAACGAACAAGTTATTTGAAACATATGATATAACGATAAGTTATTCGGATGAATATGAAACTCCTAAAGCTACCTTTGAAATAAAAGAAGGAGACGCTGAATTTCAATTAGCATCTTGGAAAGACCCCCTTGAGCCAGGCAAATATGAATTATGGTTCGAAAACGAACAATCATATAATGAGAAACTAAAGCTTGTAGATAAGTATAACTTGAAGGGTACAGGGAGCTGGAGTCTTGGCCAAGAAGATCCGTCATTTTGGACTTATTATGGTGAATGGCATCAAGGCAATGAGACAAGCGACAATCCGAAAAAAGAAACCGGATATTTCTCAGATGTACCAGCTGACTTTTGGGCGCTTGCTGATATCATTTTTGTAAAAGAAAAAGGTTGGATAAATGGGAAATCATCATCAATATTCGCACCTAATGACCATCTAACTCGGGCTCAAGCTGCTGCCATCTTAGTAAGAGCATTGGATTTACAGCCAACAAAAGAAGTTAGTCAAACATTCAATGATGTTTCTACTGAGCACTGGGCTTATAATGACATTGCAATTATTGCCCAACATAATATATTTAAAGGTAGTAATGGCAATTTTAACCCAAATGACGACATAACTAGGGAACAATTTGCTACAGTACTGTACCGAATACTTGGTAACGGGGATGTCTCAGAAGTACTACAAAATCCTTTTTCAGACGTAGATTCATCAAGGTGGTCGCATGATGCAATAGCGATTATGAAAGAAAGAGACATTTTTCAAGGTCGTGAAGACGGCTCGTTCGATCCATTAGGCAAAACGACTAGAGCACACACTGCTGCTTTGTTACATCGAATTGCAAATTTAATTGAACAATAA